A genomic region of Venturia canescens isolate UGA chromosome 9, ASM1945775v1, whole genome shotgun sequence contains the following coding sequences:
- the LOC122415662 gene encoding ATP-dependent DNA helicase DDX11 isoform X1 produces the protein MELPQNFPFPFTPYEIQENFMKNLWSCLEERKLGIFESPTGTGKSLSIICGALKWLTDRESWVNEDLVNKIADLDKRLEEVQKKNVNDWFSEQTEQIKLNTDKRSLLDKLEAIKRRNEKKQKYSEKLKQATDFKKKANFKSIRTKKADNNSNKNLNAEIPDENSPLDTDLLLEELCLDSDGSDNEESENEPAKYTQIFFCSRTHSQLSQFVGELQRSPYSEQVSLVPIASRQNYCINKEVKRLKHVNLINESCLQLQRKKKTTVKKEKDLKRSKISTSCPFMPGNQSLMIAEIVTKIQDVEDVVKKGVEHETCAYYASRKSLQDGQVILVPYNTILHKNTRISSGIDLKNNVLIIDEAHNLLEAIERMHSTTVTGRNILHCYSQLTQYQKRFESLFSAKSVLYLSQLSFCLKKLIKVLGGTSRSRITDKSNNPVESKVYEIVDFEVFAEIDTVNVFELLEFVKTSKLAHKLQGYIEKYSDDLKIRPVSVAKCGVSAFLNSLQTKDTESPEIQAEKKENFDEETSNNPIMPILSFLESLKSCNADGRIFVIPGETIGQGTLKFLLMNPAAHFHDIVKEARSIVLAGGTMEPISEFVDQLFISAGAEAERIVTFSCDHVIPKDNILTRIVTQGPTGIAFEFNYENRQNPQLLNEVGRTLQNLCNIVPGGVVVFLPSYGYEEALYKHLDKEGIITKIRGKKQVYREPKLASQVNLVLDNYANDIKNPKKPQNGSLLFSVVGGKLSEGLNFSDDLGRCVVVVGMPYPNIKSPELQEKMKYLNENVKPGAGSTYYENCCMKAVNQCIGRAVRHINDYSTVVLLDKRYANKTSSLPGWIQRTLRVNEKFSTTVSDVAKFFAGRRKQNCET, from the exons ATGGAACTGccacagaattttccattcCCATTTACACCTTACGAAATTCaggaaaattttatgaaaaacttgTGGTCCTGTTTGGAGGAAAGAAAATTAGGGATTTTCGAAAGTCCCACGGGTACAGGAAAGTCACTGTCAATTATTTGTGGGGCCTTGAAATGGTTGACAGACAGAGAATCATGGGTAAACGAAGATTTGGTGAATAAAATTGCAGATTTGGATAAACGATTGGAAGAagtacaaaagaaaaatgtgaatgATTGGTTCTCCGAACAAACTGAGCAAATTAAATTGAACACCGATAAAAGATCTTTACTCGATAAGCTCGAAGCTATCAAAAggcgtaatgaaaaaaaacaaaaatatagtGAAAAACTGAAGCAAGCCActgattttaagaaaaaagcTAATTTTAAATCGATTCGAACTAAAAAAGCAGATAACAATTCGAATAAGAACTTGAATGCTGAAATTCCTGATGAGAATAGTCCATTGGACACCGATTTACTCCTGGAAGAATTATGTCTTGATTCTGATGGCTCTGATAACGAGGAAAGTGAAAATGAGCCAGCAAAatatactcaaatttttttttgctctagAACTCACTCGCAATTATCTCAATTTGTTGGAGAATTGCAAAGGAGTCCATATTCAGAACAAGTTTCCCTTGTTCCAATTGCTTCAAG GCAAAATTACTGCATAAACAAAGAGGTGAAAAGGCTGAAACATGTAAATCTGATAAACGAGAGTTGCCTTCAGCtacagaggaaaaaaaaaacaacagtaaaaaaagagaaagatttGAAGCGATCAAAAATCTCAACGAGTTGTCCATTCATGCCAGGAAATCAGTCTCTCATGATAGCTGAAATTGTCACCAAAATACAGGATGTTGAAGATGTTGTGAAAAAAGGAGTGGAACATGAAACATGTGCTTATTACGCATCTAGAAAATCTCTCCAGGATGGACAAGTAATTCTTGTGCCTTACAATACAATTTTGCACAAAAATACAAGAATCAGCTCGGGTATTGATCTTAAAAATAACGTCTTGATTATTGACGAAGCTCACAACCTTCTAGAAGCTATTGAACGAATGCATAGCACTACCGTCACCGGTAGAAATATTCTTCATTGCTACAGTCAACTAACGCAATACCAGAAAAG GTTCGAATCTCTTTTCTCTGCAAAAAGCGTTCTCTACCTGAGCCAATTAAGTTTTTGCTTGAAAAAACTTATCAAAGTTCTTGGAGGAACATCAAGATCTCGAATAACAGACAAGTCAAACAATCCAGTTGAATCCAAAGTCTACGAAATCGTAGATTTCGAGGTTTTTGCCGAAATTGATACAGTCAACGTTTTCGAGCTACTGGAGTTTGTCAAGACTTCCAAACTTGCTCACAAGCTCCAAGGatacatagaaaaatacaGCGATGACTTGAAGATTCGTCCTGTGAGCGTGGCCAAATGCGGAGTCTCTGCTTTTCTCAATTCTCTCCAAACCAAAGACACTGAATCGCCAGAAATTCAAgccgagaaaaaagagaacttTGATGAGGAAACTTCGAATAATCCGATTATGCCCATATTGAGTTTTCTCGAGTCTTTAAAAAGCTGTAATGCTGACGGACGAATTTTTGTTATTCCTGGCGAAACGATCGGTCAAGGAACTCTCAAGTTTTTGCTCATGAATCCTGCAgctcattttcatgatattg TCAAAGAGGCAAGGTCGATCGTACTAGCGGGTGGAACCATGGAACCGATCTCGGAATTCGTTGACCAACTTTTCATCAGCGCCGGTGCTGAAGCTGAAAGAATCGTGACATTTTCTTGTGATCACGTAATTCCAAAAGACAATATTCTCACGAGAATTGTTACTCAAGGGCCTACGGGAATAGCGTTTGAATTCAATTATGAAAATCGACAGAATCCGCAGCTG CTCAACGAAGTTGGTCGAACTTTACAAAATCTTTGCAATATTGTGCCTGGTGGAGTAGTCGTTTTTTTACCATCCTACGGTTACGAAGAAGCGCTTTACAAGCATCTTGACAAAGAAGGAATCATAACAAAAATTCGTGGCAAAAAGCAAGTTTACCGTGAGCCCAAATTAGCTTCGCAAGTTAATTTGGTTTTGGATAACTACGCGAATGATATTAAAAATCCGAAGAAACCTCAGAATGGATCCCTGCTTTTTAGCGTTGTTG GTGGAAAACTTAGTGAAGGACTAAATTTTTCCGATGATCTTGGTCGATGCGTGGTGGTGGTTGGAATGCCCTATCCGAACATTAAGTCGCCGGAActtcaggaaaaaatgaaatatctaAACGAGAATGTG aaaccaggtgctggaagCACTTATTACGAGAATTGTTGCATGAAAGCCGTAAATCAATGCATCGGCAGGGCTGTGAGGCACATAAATGATTATTCGACAGTGGTTCTGCTGGACAAACGTTACGCCAACAAAACATCGTCTCTTCCTGGATGGATTCAACGAACTCTGAgggtgaatgaaaaattctctaCCACCGTTAGTGATGTCGCGAAATTTTTTGCTGgccgaagaaaacaaaattgtgaGACGTAG
- the LOC122415671 gene encoding galactose mutarotase-like, protein MSTKNCNCKDSAIVEGIFDNVWNTGPSNEDFLSLAGSDAEISPSSIKSYTLTNSNRMEVVLITWGATIVSIKCPDKYGRAEDIVLGFDDLGSYMNPQINQYFGCTLGRCANRIKNGNFSIGDKNYQVSMNENATHHLHGGENGFSRQIWDSCIDGCNVVMSYMSADGEEGYPGAVLATVRFKLSPDNKLEISMRATTTKSTIVNLSHGSMFNLAGHDAGESELMRHRVSLNCDRWTFTDSHDPLPTGAVRGVGGTVMDLRIPRILRDTMGKIPGGEGFDHNFCVVKGLQSGGSFVARALHGESGRILEVYSNQPGVQFYTGARLPSPYVEEGDEQDPEEPDLPIPSNFTSEASFGEIHFHEDFNSEVTRNKIANASGYIPGKKGAKYLKFGAFSIQPQNFPNAINFPHFPCSVLRPGQVYHHDLTYKFGIQLGNYM, encoded by the exons ATgtcaacgaaaaattgcaaCTGTAAAGACTCGGCTATCGTCGAAGGTATTTTTGATAACGTTTGGAACACTGGACCGAGCAACGAAGATTTTCTGTCTCTCGCTGGTAGCGATGCTGAAATTTCACCGAGCTCTATAAAGTCATACACCCTGACCAACTCCAATCGGATGGAAGTCGTTTTAATCACTTGGGGAGCTACAATCGTTTCTATTAAATGCCCCGATAAATATGGACGAGCGGAAGACATCGTTCTTGGCTTCGATGATCTCGGAA GCTACATGAATCCTCAAATAAATCAATACTTTGGCTGCACACTTGGCAGATGCgctaatcgaataaaaaatgggaatttcAGTATcggagataaaaactatcagGTCTCTATGAACGAAAATGCGACGCATCACTTGCACGGAGGG GAGAATGGTTTTAGTCGGCAAATCTGGGATTCTTGCATCGATGGTTGTAACGTTGTGATGAGCTACATGAGCGCGGACGGCGAAGAAGGTTACCCTGGCGCTGTACTTGCCACGGTAAGGTTCAAACTTAGCCCGGACAACAAGCTCGAGATTAGCATGAGAGCTACAACGACCAAATCCACAATCGTCAATTTATCCCACGGATCGATGTTCAATCTTGCTGGTCAC GATGCTGGAGAATCGGAGTTGATGAGACACCGAGTGTCCTTGAACTGCGATCGATGGACTTTTACGGATTCGCACGATCCCCTTCCGACTGGAGCAGTTCGCGGGGTTGGAGGAACGGTCATGGATCTCCGGATACCTAGAATTCTTCGTGATACCATGGGAAAa ATACCGGGTGGCGAAGGTTTCGATCATAATTTCTGTGTTGTGAAGGGTTTGCAATCGGGAGGGAGTTTCGTCGCTCGAGCTTTGCACGGGGAAAGTGGAAG AATTTTGGAAGTTTACTCGAACCAACCCGGCGTGCAATTTTACACCGGCGCTCGTTTGCCAAGTCCCTACGTCGAAGAAGGGGATGAACAAGACCCGGAG GAACCGGATCTTCCGATTCCGAGTAATTTTACGAGCGAGGCCAGTTTCggagaaattcattttcacgAAGATTTCAACAGCGAGGTGACCCGAAATAAAATCGCAAATGCATCGGGCTACATACCGGGGAAAAAAGGAGCGAAATACCTAAAATTCGGGGCCTTCAGTATTCAGCCGCAAAACTTTCCAAACGCGATAAACTTC CCCCATTTTCCCTGCTCTGTTCTGCGTCCTGGGCAAGTTTACCACCACGATTTGACATATAAATTCGGCATTCAACTTGGCAATTACATGTGA
- the LOC122415662 gene encoding ATP-dependent DNA helicase DDX11 isoform X2, whose translation MSQQNILKFFFALELTRNYLNLLENCKGVHIQNKFPLFQLLQANMESKFSECLMSHMQLMQNYCINKEVKRLKHVNLINESCLQLQRKKKTTVKKEKDLKRSKISTSCPFMPGNQSLMIAEIVTKIQDVEDVVKKGVEHETCAYYASRKSLQDGQVILVPYNTILHKNTRISSGIDLKNNVLIIDEAHNLLEAIERMHSTTVTGRNILHCYSQLTQYQKRFESLFSAKSVLYLSQLSFCLKKLIKVLGGTSRSRITDKSNNPVESKVYEIVDFEVFAEIDTVNVFELLEFVKTSKLAHKLQGYIEKYSDDLKIRPVSVAKCGVSAFLNSLQTKDTESPEIQAEKKENFDEETSNNPIMPILSFLESLKSCNADGRIFVIPGETIGQGTLKFLLMNPAAHFHDIVKEARSIVLAGGTMEPISEFVDQLFISAGAEAERIVTFSCDHVIPKDNILTRIVTQGPTGIAFEFNYENRQNPQLLNEVGRTLQNLCNIVPGGVVVFLPSYGYEEALYKHLDKEGIITKIRGKKQVYREPKLASQVNLVLDNYANDIKNPKKPQNGSLLFSVVGGKLSEGLNFSDDLGRCVVVVGMPYPNIKSPELQEKMKYLNENVKPGAGSTYYENCCMKAVNQCIGRAVRHINDYSTVVLLDKRYANKTSSLPGWIQRTLRVNEKFSTTVSDVAKFFAGRRKQNCET comes from the exons ATGAGCCAGCAAAatatactcaaatttttttttgctctagAACTCACTCGCAATTATCTCAATTTGTTGGAGAATTGCAAAGGAGTCCATATTCAGAACAAGTTTCCCTTGTTCCAATTGCTTCAAG CCAATATGGAATCTAAATTTTCCGAATGCTTGATGAGTCATATGCAactaat GCAAAATTACTGCATAAACAAAGAGGTGAAAAGGCTGAAACATGTAAATCTGATAAACGAGAGTTGCCTTCAGCtacagaggaaaaaaaaaacaacagtaaaaaaagagaaagatttGAAGCGATCAAAAATCTCAACGAGTTGTCCATTCATGCCAGGAAATCAGTCTCTCATGATAGCTGAAATTGTCACCAAAATACAGGATGTTGAAGATGTTGTGAAAAAAGGAGTGGAACATGAAACATGTGCTTATTACGCATCTAGAAAATCTCTCCAGGATGGACAAGTAATTCTTGTGCCTTACAATACAATTTTGCACAAAAATACAAGAATCAGCTCGGGTATTGATCTTAAAAATAACGTCTTGATTATTGACGAAGCTCACAACCTTCTAGAAGCTATTGAACGAATGCATAGCACTACCGTCACCGGTAGAAATATTCTTCATTGCTACAGTCAACTAACGCAATACCAGAAAAG GTTCGAATCTCTTTTCTCTGCAAAAAGCGTTCTCTACCTGAGCCAATTAAGTTTTTGCTTGAAAAAACTTATCAAAGTTCTTGGAGGAACATCAAGATCTCGAATAACAGACAAGTCAAACAATCCAGTTGAATCCAAAGTCTACGAAATCGTAGATTTCGAGGTTTTTGCCGAAATTGATACAGTCAACGTTTTCGAGCTACTGGAGTTTGTCAAGACTTCCAAACTTGCTCACAAGCTCCAAGGatacatagaaaaatacaGCGATGACTTGAAGATTCGTCCTGTGAGCGTGGCCAAATGCGGAGTCTCTGCTTTTCTCAATTCTCTCCAAACCAAAGACACTGAATCGCCAGAAATTCAAgccgagaaaaaagagaacttTGATGAGGAAACTTCGAATAATCCGATTATGCCCATATTGAGTTTTCTCGAGTCTTTAAAAAGCTGTAATGCTGACGGACGAATTTTTGTTATTCCTGGCGAAACGATCGGTCAAGGAACTCTCAAGTTTTTGCTCATGAATCCTGCAgctcattttcatgatattg TCAAAGAGGCAAGGTCGATCGTACTAGCGGGTGGAACCATGGAACCGATCTCGGAATTCGTTGACCAACTTTTCATCAGCGCCGGTGCTGAAGCTGAAAGAATCGTGACATTTTCTTGTGATCACGTAATTCCAAAAGACAATATTCTCACGAGAATTGTTACTCAAGGGCCTACGGGAATAGCGTTTGAATTCAATTATGAAAATCGACAGAATCCGCAGCTG CTCAACGAAGTTGGTCGAACTTTACAAAATCTTTGCAATATTGTGCCTGGTGGAGTAGTCGTTTTTTTACCATCCTACGGTTACGAAGAAGCGCTTTACAAGCATCTTGACAAAGAAGGAATCATAACAAAAATTCGTGGCAAAAAGCAAGTTTACCGTGAGCCCAAATTAGCTTCGCAAGTTAATTTGGTTTTGGATAACTACGCGAATGATATTAAAAATCCGAAGAAACCTCAGAATGGATCCCTGCTTTTTAGCGTTGTTG GTGGAAAACTTAGTGAAGGACTAAATTTTTCCGATGATCTTGGTCGATGCGTGGTGGTGGTTGGAATGCCCTATCCGAACATTAAGTCGCCGGAActtcaggaaaaaatgaaatatctaAACGAGAATGTG aaaccaggtgctggaagCACTTATTACGAGAATTGTTGCATGAAAGCCGTAAATCAATGCATCGGCAGGGCTGTGAGGCACATAAATGATTATTCGACAGTGGTTCTGCTGGACAAACGTTACGCCAACAAAACATCGTCTCTTCCTGGATGGATTCAACGAACTCTGAgggtgaatgaaaaattctctaCCACCGTTAGTGATGTCGCGAAATTTTTTGCTGgccgaagaaaacaaaattgtgaGACGTAG